CGAGAAAAGAACGTGGGATGGTGTCATTTTCCGTGCCACATCCGGGGAACGCGAGAGCCTGGGTGTGGGACATGCTGGAGTACGAAATGACACCTCAAGTTGTTTGGTCACCTTTTGCAGAAATCACCGGACAAGAAAAGTCGCACGTCCATTGCAGGGAAATGACCCGGAACCTGCCTGCTGCCGCCCTGCAACATGCCTTTCATAAATCCTATCACCTGAGCCAGGTCGTTCAACTTTTTCACCCTGGGTTTACGCAGCGAAGCAAATCTAGCGTGGTTTGGATTGATTTGACTGTCATTCTACTGCACAGACGTTACGTATCGCCGCCCGACCAGGGCCACTATCCCGTACAACACCGTTTATTCAAATAAGCCGACCGGGCGGAAGATTCCCTGCGGCTCATCCAGTTTGATTCAGCCTGATAGCGACCGTGGGTACCGCAGTGGCATCTGCTTCAGGTAACAGCCTCAATCGGCGCCGCCCGCGAAGAAACATCGGCGAAAGTGGCCGGCGCGGCGGCTTGAGGCGGCCACCAATCCTGCACCCCAAGTAAACTCAGCATATCCCTTCTGAGCTGATCCATGATTGGATCTGTTCCTCCCCTGGCCCGGGGTGTGTTCGCTGGGACTTCAATGGCAGCTCCAACATTAATTTCAACGTGCCATTCCGGCCGAATGGTCACGGCATCCGTCATGTCTTCTTCAAGTCGATGGACAGTTTCGATGATGCGTTCGGCCGATACATGGCCGCAGACGCCTTCTTCCAGATAACCTGGTGGATAAAGTGACAGGCATTGAAGGTAGTAAGCGTCGGTGAGTTGCCTCCACCTTCGATCCCGCTCCAGAGGCGGCAAACCGCCTTTGACCAGATCCGGCAGCATGGCGGATCGCAAGTCCTTTACCCTGGCGATCACGTCACCACAACGGCGTTCGCCAAGCCATTCTTCTTCGTAGGGATGCAAAACGGCATCAATCAGTTTTCCCATTCGATGTTTGAGACTGCCGGTTTGGGGCTGACCCAGACATTCAATTTCACGTGCAGCCAGCAAAGCCTGACCCAACTGATGAACGCGTGAAACGATCGATTGATGCCCATGCGACT
This region of Planctomycetaceae bacterium genomic DNA includes:
- a CDS encoding 1-acyl-sn-glycerol-3-phosphate acyltransferase codes for the protein MHKVVIDEPYHFIPPHRGKVWAWIVQRFYLDRFLKSAYGIVSYRVNGLDHLRESIAARRGIILCPNHCRPSDPMLMGVLVKQTPCYLYAMASWHIFKQSRLEAFVANRVGGFSIYREGLDRQALETSIEIVTTAERPLMIFPEGVISRANDRLLSLMDGVSFIARAAAKRRVRAGETAPVVIHPVSIRYQLKGDPEETIRGVLDRLESRTFWKSHGHQSIVSRVHQLGQALLAAREIECLGQPQTGSLKHRMGKLIDAVLHPYEEEWLGERRCGDVIARVKDLRSAMLPDLVKGGLPPLERDRRWRQLTDAYYLQCLSLYPPGYLEEGVCGHVSAERIIETVHRLEEDMTDAVTIRPEWHVEINVGAAIEVPANTPRARGGTDPIMDQLRRDMLSLLGVQDWWPPQAAAPATFADVSSRAAPIEAVT